Proteins from one Leptonema illini DSM 21528 genomic window:
- a CDS encoding GlsB/YeaQ/YmgE family stress response membrane protein → MDFFTIFGKVIKNTEDTMGFFAWIIMGLLAGIVAKLLMPGKDPGGWIITILLGIAGAFVGGYIGSLLGFGGLTGFSLKSFLLAVGGAVILLFAYRLIKK, encoded by the coding sequence TTGGACTTTTTTACCATATTCGGTAAGGTCATCAAAAACACGGAGGATACGATGGGATTTTTCGCATGGATTATCATGGGTTTACTCGCCGGTATTGTAGCCAAGTTGCTTATGCCGGGTAAAGATCCGGGCGGCTGGATCATCACGATTCTGCTTGGTATTGCCGGCGCTTTCGTCGGTGGTTATATCGGTTCGCTTCTTGGATTCGGAGGCCTGACGGGCTTCAGTCTGAAGTCCTTTCTGCTTGCCGTCGGTGGGGCCGTTATACTGCTTTTCGCATACCGGCTCATTAAGAAGTAA
- a CDS encoding putative bifunctional diguanylate cyclase/phosphodiesterase yields MTGRSQRERFAVIRKKNRRLMSIAILLALIGIPPVSAIDFLTGPAGPASFRILLLGLSESLLLAVIGSLRYLHPRSYTRYATGLFVAVLLTILLPQIPDIIVTDPSRFLLFAATFLGCVFFLNLNSLRTAVMLYATVLLVSIVPFLIYRPLPLTTVIPTLVGIALIGVVRQRHQDKNIETSLELRRRKIDLHRHTLLYEQAVAATEESEARYETVIDSMAEGVIVLSSDGVMIACNRSAAEILGMHPENIVGSQIADLNLRLCRENGEPFPADELPSTFVQKQVQPVNDVVVGIDVDNSQKKWLRVNARPLFRRGSSVPYAATVTFADITEYKAQADTIRHQAFHDTLTGLANRALLKETLDLELAHASREKSILAVLFLDLDGFKNVNDSLGHSIGDALLVEVARRLRHCLRRSDTLARAGGDEFIAVLPKINSPFDARSVADKVLAELEKPYAVGSDILSISASIGIAIFPDNGTDGDSLLRNADAAMYAVKKAGRRGIRFFGPEMNENARVRLGLLNNLRQAIQSDDLRLVFQPRLDLHTGRIDSAEALLRWNTKDGPVSPEVFIPLAEEGGLIHALGDGVLHKALSAQRQWSADSHDITVAVNLSPRQFAVPDLVERIEAATHRLGVSPERLEIEITEGVMIQNVESVRRTMYALKELGLTIALDDFGTGYSSLAYLKHFPIDILKIDRAFVCEIPENTQDVAILSAIIGVARALGIRTIAEGVETQEQADFMKQVGCDAIQGYWFARPLDSQSLLDFIHRHDVRAGRPTSSHIAF; encoded by the coding sequence ATGACAGGGCGCAGCCAGCGAGAACGTTTTGCCGTCATACGCAAGAAGAATCGACGGCTGATGAGTATTGCGATCCTGCTTGCCCTGATCGGCATTCCGCCGGTCTCGGCGATCGATTTTCTTACGGGTCCGGCAGGGCCTGCATCGTTTCGCATTCTTTTGCTTGGATTGTCGGAGTCGCTGCTGCTCGCCGTCATCGGCTCATTGAGATATCTACATCCGCGTAGCTATACGCGCTATGCAACGGGCCTGTTCGTGGCCGTACTGCTCACCATTCTTCTGCCACAGATACCCGATATTATCGTAACTGATCCTTCGCGGTTCCTGCTTTTTGCTGCAACCTTTCTCGGTTGCGTTTTCTTCCTCAATCTGAACAGCCTGCGTACGGCCGTCATGCTCTACGCTACGGTGCTTCTCGTTTCCATCGTTCCTTTTCTTATCTACAGGCCACTGCCGTTGACGACGGTTATTCCGACGCTTGTGGGGATTGCTCTGATCGGAGTCGTTCGACAGAGACATCAGGATAAGAACATTGAAACGAGCCTTGAGCTTCGCCGCCGCAAGATCGATCTACATCGTCATACCCTTTTATACGAGCAGGCCGTTGCGGCCACCGAAGAGAGCGAGGCGCGCTATGAAACGGTGATCGATTCGATGGCCGAGGGCGTGATCGTTCTGTCCTCCGACGGTGTGATGATCGCCTGCAATCGCAGCGCTGCTGAGATCCTTGGGATGCATCCGGAGAATATCGTCGGGTCGCAGATCGCCGATTTAAACCTGCGTCTGTGCCGTGAGAACGGAGAGCCTTTCCCCGCCGATGAACTGCCATCCACTTTCGTTCAAAAGCAAGTTCAACCGGTTAACGATGTTGTCGTCGGTATCGACGTCGATAACTCCCAGAAGAAGTGGCTGCGCGTGAATGCAAGGCCGCTCTTTCGCCGCGGATCAAGCGTCCCCTACGCAGCGACCGTTACCTTCGCCGATATTACCGAGTATAAAGCGCAGGCCGATACGATCCGCCATCAGGCCTTTCACGATACGTTAACGGGACTTGCGAACAGGGCTCTGCTTAAAGAAACTCTCGACCTTGAACTGGCTCATGCCAGCCGCGAAAAGAGTATCCTGGCCGTCCTCTTTTTGGATCTGGACGGTTTCAAGAACGTGAATGATTCTCTCGGTCATTCGATCGGCGATGCTCTGCTTGTCGAAGTCGCGCGGCGCCTTCGCCACTGTCTGCGCCGGAGCGATACTCTTGCCCGCGCGGGCGGAGACGAGTTCATCGCCGTGCTGCCAAAGATCAATTCTCCGTTTGACGCTCGTAGCGTCGCCGACAAGGTGCTGGCCGAGCTTGAGAAGCCCTATGCCGTCGGCTCCGATATACTGAGCATTTCGGCCAGTATAGGCATAGCGATCTTTCCTGATAACGGCACAGACGGTGATTCACTTCTTCGCAACGCCGATGCGGCGATGTATGCGGTAAAAAAGGCCGGCCGTCGCGGCATACGCTTCTTCGGTCCTGAGATGAACGAAAACGCCAGGGTGCGTCTCGGTCTTTTGAATAACCTGCGTCAGGCGATTCAGTCCGACGATTTGCGGCTTGTCTTTCAGCCCCGCCTTGATCTTCATACGGGCCGTATCGATAGCGCCGAGGCCCTGCTGCGCTGGAATACGAAAGACGGTCCCGTCTCGCCCGAAGTCTTTATTCCTCTTGCCGAAGAAGGCGGCCTGATTCACGCGCTCGGTGATGGCGTACTGCATAAGGCGCTCTCCGCCCAGAGGCAATGGTCGGCGGATAGCCACGACATCACCGTCGCCGTTAACCTCTCTCCGCGTCAATTCGCCGTTCCCGATCTTGTCGAACGAATCGAAGCGGCGACCCACCGTCTTGGAGTCTCTCCGGAAAGGCTTGAGATCGAGATCACCGAAGGCGTGATGATACAGAACGTCGAATCCGTAAGGCGCACGATGTATGCTCTGAAAGAGCTGGGATTGACGATCGCCCTTGACGACTTCGGAACAGGGTATTCCTCGCTGGCCTACCTGAAACACTTCCCGATCGACATCCTGAAAATCGATCGGGCCTTCGTATGCGAGATACCCGAGAATACGCAGGACGTCGCCATCCTCAGCGCTATCATCGGCGTCGCGAGGGCGCTCGGCATTCGCACCATCGCCGAAGGAGTCGAGACGCAAGAACAGGCCGACTTCATGAAGCAGGTCGGATGCGACGCCATACAGGGCTACTGGTTTGCAAGGCCTCTTGATTCGCAGTCTCTGCTCGATTTCATTCACAGGCATGACGTGCGGGCGGGCCGGCCGACCTCGTCGCACATCGCCTTCTGA
- a CDS encoding RNA polymerase sigma factor: protein MQRDLRGVSGFFKSEYRRLVSFARSMLREAGSIDAEDLVQDVMLALSRRLDVADQIEDLAAYVYGALRNRIIDIYRRRRETLSADLLDPLSDGRPQPAEISELSDLLQEIERAIDGLAPNLHAAFRLVELEGYTHREAAQMLGVPLGTVLSWNREARRRLSRELDAFRTLL, encoded by the coding sequence ATGCAGCGAGACCTGAGAGGCGTCAGCGGCTTTTTCAAGAGCGAATACAGGCGCCTTGTAAGTTTCGCGCGATCCATGTTGCGCGAGGCGGGATCGATCGACGCCGAAGACCTCGTCCAGGACGTAATGCTTGCGCTTTCGCGCAGACTCGATGTCGCCGATCAGATCGAAGACCTGGCCGCCTATGTATACGGAGCTCTGCGAAACAGAATCATCGATATCTATCGCCGACGCCGTGAAACGTTATCTGCGGATCTTCTTGATCCTCTGAGCGACGGGCGCCCGCAACCGGCAGAGATCAGCGAGTTATCCGATTTGCTGCAAGAGATTGAGCGGGCCATAGACGGACTTGCTCCTAACCTGCATGCAGCCTTTCGCCTCGTAGAGCTCGAAGGCTACACGCATCGCGAGGCCGCGCAGATGCTTGGCGTTCCGCTTGGAACCGTGCTCAGCTGGAATCGAGAGGCGCGTCGTCGGCTCAGCCGCGAGTTAGACGCATTCAGAACGCTACTGTAG
- a CDS encoding glycosyltransferase family 2 protein, with translation MKNNSHLQELVSVSDSFAVAGLLATAFLFAPTFSVDDSARSYLIESMLLAVPVYNEESNLPLFFPALFAGLPEAIDEVLFINDGSFDASPLILEEVKRPGVDIVHHTTNQGYGQAMITAMTEARRRGHDYLITMDCDRQHRPEDIRHFIDADLAIDVVSGSRYLPSSRRCGDAPEDRVQVNSRITTRLNRRFGFRLTDAFCGFKRYRMQNIDPALFTERGYAFPMEFWAYAAVEGLSIEELAVSRIYTTDSRSFGEDLDRTRKRYHYYLKVLHQSTVRFSALHA, from the coding sequence TTGAAAAATAATTCCCACCTTCAGGAGCTTGTATCCGTATCAGACTCATTCGCCGTAGCCGGCCTTCTGGCTACGGCGTTTCTTTTCGCGCCGACTTTTTCAGTCGACGACAGTGCCAGATCCTATCTCATTGAGTCTATGCTTCTGGCCGTTCCCGTCTATAACGAAGAATCTAATCTGCCTCTCTTTTTCCCTGCACTTTTTGCCGGTCTTCCCGAGGCCATTGACGAAGTGCTTTTCATCAACGACGGCTCGTTCGATGCATCGCCCTTAATTCTTGAAGAGGTAAAGCGTCCGGGCGTTGATATCGTTCATCATACGACGAATCAGGGCTACGGACAGGCGATGATCACGGCGATGACCGAGGCCCGCCGACGCGGCCACGACTACCTGATCACGATGGACTGTGACCGGCAGCACCGTCCCGAAGACATCCGACATTTTATCGACGCCGACCTGGCCATCGACGTCGTCTCGGGCTCGCGCTACCTGCCGTCTTCGCGGCGATGCGGCGACGCCCCGGAGGATCGCGTCCAGGTGAACAGCCGTATCACGACCCGCCTGAATCGCCGCTTCGGATTCCGGTTAACCGACGCCTTCTGCGGCTTCAAACGATATCGCATGCAGAATATCGATCCGGCGCTCTTTACGGAGCGCGGTTATGCCTTTCCCATGGAATTCTGGGCCTACGCCGCCGTCGAAGGCCTGAGCATCGAAGAGCTGGCCGTAAGCCGCATCTATACGACCGACAGCCGCAGCTTCGGCGAGGATCTCGATCGCACGCGAAAGCGCTATCACTACTACCTGAAAGTTCTGCATCAGAGCACCGTGCGTTTTTCGGCTCTGCACGCCTGA
- a CDS encoding tocopherol cyclase family protein, with the protein MRDYKKDSGNEPVYPYIKKDHVESYFLKLNVGEQALWVKFTYLRGSVAKDGVADVWAIWFDRQHAQIWKTSYSPAECSHSGDAGEAGKAPGLRFGTAQWTGNRCSGSLIGEAGEIRWDLQLTPLADPLFLLGQDFLYADGFPGMKILSPLPAALVNGVVHVNGKEIRIQNAPGMQGHNWGRKHSYHYCWGHCSAFEAEDPSVYFEGFSAKIKLGPVITPYLSMAVLHIDGRTLRWTSLRKAASHNIQSDENSWSFAFSDNDFRLTGKMISPQFAELDYVNPDGRISLCRNSKQARFDLELLDLKTGSARTFRSNATALELLDLTDRRVG; encoded by the coding sequence ATGCGAGATTACAAAAAGGATTCGGGTAACGAACCCGTTTATCCGTATATCAAGAAAGACCATGTTGAGAGCTATTTTCTCAAGCTGAACGTCGGCGAACAGGCTCTCTGGGTAAAATTCACCTACCTGCGAGGCTCCGTCGCAAAAGACGGCGTGGCCGACGTCTGGGCCATCTGGTTCGACCGGCAACATGCACAGATATGGAAGACATCTTATTCGCCTGCTGAATGCTCTCATTCAGGGGACGCAGGGGAAGCAGGGAAAGCGCCGGGGCTGCGATTCGGCACGGCGCAATGGACGGGCAACAGGTGTTCGGGAAGCCTGATAGGCGAAGCCGGCGAGATTCGCTGGGATCTTCAACTTACACCGTTAGCCGATCCGCTTTTTCTTCTCGGCCAGGATTTTCTGTATGCCGACGGCTTTCCGGGCATGAAAATACTGTCGCCTCTTCCTGCCGCTCTTGTGAACGGCGTCGTGCATGTGAACGGGAAAGAGATCCGTATACAGAATGCCCCTGGCATGCAGGGCCATAACTGGGGGCGAAAGCACTCCTATCATTACTGCTGGGGGCATTGCAGCGCTTTCGAGGCAGAGGACCCCTCCGTTTATTTCGAGGGATTCTCGGCTAAGATCAAGCTCGGCCCGGTAATCACGCCTTACCTGAGTATGGCGGTTCTGCACATAGACGGACGCACGCTGCGCTGGACATCGCTTCGTAAGGCGGCATCGCATAACATACAGAGCGACGAAAACTCGTGGAGCTTTGCTTTTTCTGATAACGACTTCCGCCTGACAGGGAAGATGATAAGCCCGCAGTTCGCCGAACTCGATTACGTGAACCCGGACGGACGCATCTCGCTCTGCCGCAATAGCAAGCAGGCACGCTTTGATCTTGAGCTGCTCGATCTGAAGACGGGTTCAGCGCGAACGTTTCGCTCGAATGCGACCGCTCTGGAGCTGCTCGACCTCACGGATCGAAGAGTCGGGTGA